The DNA sequence TGATacagtggtgaacccaaagggtggtaacaacaCGGAGCACTCTATGGCGGTTATCataagaagtggaagaggcgggAATGTACCCACATTAAATGAAAGGCGACTTGTGGATGATGATCAAGTGACACAAGAGGATGAAACCCCATACAAtattgttcaagcaaatgatgaggTTCGGATTGACATTAATGATAGTGTTGAAGAGACtaaagaggaggtgaacccgcaTAGGGAGCACATTTTTGACACACCGGAGCCGATAGTGAAAAAGGCTAAGGcgccattgcctaagcctccacctccatatcctcaaagaaTTTTCAAGCacaatggtgagaatcaattcaagaagctcattcaaatgatgaagagtctttcaatTAATGTGCCATTAGTAGAAGTTTTGGAACAAATACccagttatgcaaagtttatcAAAGATCTTGTGACCAAGAAGCAGGCAATGAACTTTGAGACTATCAAgatcactcatcaagtgagtgcaattgttcatTCCATGGCTCCTACGTTGGAGGATCTCGGTGATTTCACGATTTCTTGTACAATTtggagtgccgagtttgctaaagctctttgtgatcttggggcgagtatcaatttgatgccatattaggttttcaaaactttgggaattaggaaaccaagacccacatttATGAGATTGAAAATGACCtatcgtactatgaagaggccAATGAGAGTGATTGAGGATGTTTTGGTCCaggttgataagttcattcttctGGTGGactttgttattctagattgtgaagttgattataaAGTGCctattattcttgggagacctttacTTGCTAAGGGTAAGGCTATTTGTTATGTGGAAgctggagaactcactttcccaGTTGGTGATGAgcaagtggtattccatgtgtgtaagtctatGCGGCAATCAAATATCAATGAGGTGTCTTCTTTTGTGGATTttgtgaccgatgttattgttgatgatacaatgctacaatcaacgttggtgatatgttggaagcCGTTTTGCTCAATTCtaatgatgacgagatggattgTTTCATGAAgtgtgtgaattctttgcaaggcatggggtcatacaactatgcaccccagaaattatctttagatcttgagaataggaagactcctcctacaaggccttctattgaagagccacctacttttgagttgaagccattgcctccacatcttcgatatgaatttcttggcccttgttctactttaccgattattctttcctcttgtttgactaacgtgcaggttgattcACATTAGCAGTGttgcaaaagaggaagaaggctattgggtgga is a window from the Nicotiana tomentosiformis chromosome 10, ASM39032v3, whole genome shotgun sequence genome containing:
- the LOC138900057 gene encoding uncharacterized protein, producing the protein MYQQSSNPPLYPSHGSSSSNNDMGRIENMFKQMMEKNVDSNAQLALHNTSICNLEVQMGKISQALNSRPKSAVPSDTVVNPKGGNNTEHSMAVIIRSGRGGNVPTLNERRLVDDDQVTQEDETPYNIVQANDEVRIDINDSVEETKEEVNPHREHIFDTPEPIVKKAKAPLPKPPPPYPQRIFKHNGENQFKKLIQMMKSLSINVPLVEVLEQIPSYAKFIKDLVTKKQAMNFETIKITHQVSAIVHSMAPTLEDLGDFTISCTIWSAEFAKALCDLGASINLMPY